aaagagagagaagagtaaagaagagaagtcagaaaatgagaggaacagaatagaggggtCCCAGCTCTGAACAGCATTGCTCCAGAGAAACCCACGTCTAGAACCACCAGGAACACTCCCGgctgccctgggctcccccagCTCCCAAACCCACTCCAGGAGGGGTGGAGGCCTGTGAGCTGCAGGCCGCATGGTGAGGACAGGGAGGCTTGGGAGCTGGGCCAGCACCCCAGGGGCCAGGTGACCCACCCGCGTTCCCCTCCCGCCACCAGGCAGGGTCATGGCAGCACAGGCAATAGGCCCACCCTACCCCACTCACTGCTGCTCGGCCTTGGCTCGGtcactgaggaagaagagagcaGTGGCTAGGAAGAACATGCCGCCCAGGACCACGACGAAGGGGCAGAGCATGAGGGCATAGCCCAGACTCAAGAACTCCCAGAGCGGGGAGTCCTTGGTGCTTTGGCGAATCAGGTCGGAGATCTGCGAGGATTGTGGGGGGGGCGTCAGGGCAGGCCCACCACCTGAAGCCCGTCACCCACCATGGCCACTTCTGCCCCGGGGAACTCACAAAGCCGATGAGGTAGGGGCTTCCAGCATCCCCCAGCAGGTGAGAGGTGAAGCTCTGCAGGGCCATGGCGGTGGCCCGTCTCGTGGGGATGACCACACACTATGGAAGAGGTGGCAGGTCAGAGGCCAGAGGAACCAGGCCCACCCACCTGGCCTCGTCCCTGGGGTCAGGACACTTCAGAAGCCCTCACGCCACCAGATCACTTCTGCCCATGAGACCAGGCTGCCTTAGATTCTGCACTGGGCACTTGGAGGAGAGCCAACTGTGGCGGTGGttgtgggaaactgaggcccagagagacacAGATTACACACAGAGTcaggcagccctgggcccagagcCCTGACCTCTCAGCCTTTGGCCCTCACCTCCCCACCAGTTAAAGATCCATCTTGGTCCCCTCCGTGAGGTTGGCCTACAAGGGAGTGGGGAGCGGGACCGTCTGGAGAGCCTCCGCTTTCACCCATGGGCACCCCCGGGACCAAATGCCGGGAGCCGCTGGGCCCCAGGAACCCTTCTCAGACCCAGCAGGCCCTAACCACAGGGGGCACAGCTCCAAagctgggcagggccagcagcagcGTGCACAGTGGGCACCCCCGGAGGCCCCTGCCCCCGGGCTCCAGCTGCCTCAGCCAGTTAGGGTGCCAGCCATCGGACAGTATGTGAGAGCAGCCCGGCCCCCCGGGCACCCCATCACAGGGGGCGGAGAGGAAACCTGGATCCGATGGGATGATATGGCCCCATTTCCAGCAACAGTCACGTGGCTGAGACAAATGGGACACGGTTTCCCTGGGACCCAAACCCTGTCAGCAGCTGGAGCTGCcgctggggcagaggcagggatgggggtgcTGTCCAGCACCGAGGGCACTTGATGCAAACAGATCCCTACTTCTTCACTCCAGGCATGTGCAGTGACaccctgacccacccctgccaccctgccTGGCTCCACATTGAGGCACAGAGCTGAATCAGACCTCCCCCGTCCCCACTTGCACCTTCTCCAGCCCATGGACTGGTGTGGGCAAGAGAGCGACCGTCCCAGGTGAAGCCGTTAGGCAGGGACACTGGTGAGGCAAGGCAGCCTTCCTGGAGGGGCACAGCGGGCAGAGGCCCCAGTGCCCGGCGGACTCTGATCTCCTGGGCTGCCCCACATTGTGGCCCCAAACCCTGAGTGTCCTGAGGGTGGCCCATGAGGAGCCCTtcagcctcctgcccccagggccaTCTCCGCAGCTCCCAGaccttgcccccacccccgccctgctgGTCCCTGAACTCCCTCCTCCCAGTCCTCTCCTGACACTGGCTTGGAGGGGCCCAGAGGACAGGACCTGGTGTcactccacccccaaccctcacCACCCTCCAGACTGCTGCAAGTCACCAGGTCCGcagccccctcccagctcctcccaggcTGCACTGCACCCGCCCAGGGACGCAAACCCCTGCCGAGCTCAGACAGCCCTTTGTCCCTGGCCGGCTGCTCTGGAGCCCATTGTTGGCCCTGTGAAGAAGGCCTCTGTCCACTGGCCACAGCCGCGGGCACTCGGGCAGACGCTTCTGGGCCCCGGGCTGAGCTGGGCAGATGGCAGTGCAGACCCTGGGGGAGGAGCGCTGGCAGGCAGCATCCCTTCGGTGCCAGCCTGGCACTGCCAGCCTCCCAGCCACAAACCTGAGCCTGCAgactccccccaacacacacacccagtCTCCACACCCGCTCCTGCTGGGCCCTCTGATCTCAGGGCCTGCCCCATGCAGACCCCATCAGCCCTGATCCCCTCCCCGCCTCCTGGCTCAGCTTCTCAGCCTGCCGCCCCCTAACCCTACCAAGCCCTGCcagctcttcctccccttccttccccatccccagctgCCCTGAGAGGTCCAAAGGCCTGGTCAGCGGAGGCGACCTCAGCCTGCCTCACCATGAGGATGTCTGCAGTGATGGCCCAGTTAGAAAACAGCAGCGTCTCCCCGACAAAGATGCAGATCTGCCCAGGAGAGACCAGAACAGCCGTCAGGAGGCACTCACCCACCAGTGGCCTCAGGTTGCTCCCTGCCCCCGCCTGCTGGCAGAGaagcctcccacccctccccctgggccTGCATCTCCCGGCAGTCAGGCTCACAAGGAATTTGTGGCTTATCAAGCCAGGCCCACAGCCCCGAAGGGCATCAGAGCCCTGGACAGGGCCTggacagagcagggcaggcagataGGAGCCTCCCCGTGGGGACGGAGGGCCCCTTAAGTCAGACTGTATCCCCCGCTGGgccaccctccacctcccttgCGCCCCACACTGCACTCACATAGGCCCCCACGATGCTGCTCTTGGCGGCCACGAAGATGAGGCAGATAAAGATGGCAGAGCCCAGCATGCCCACAGCACACACCAGCGGGTCTGCTCGCTGGGTCCGAAGGCGGCACCAGCGCGTGGCTCCTGCCCCCGTCACCACACCCAGGAAGCCCGTAAAGCAGGTGATCGCCCCAAAGATGaggctgtggggacagaggaCGGTTCAGTGTGGGCTGACAGGAAGAACAACGCTGGGGCAGAGGACTGGTGCCACTGCCCATTGTCCCTCGTCACCCTGCTGCCCACCACCCTTGCCCGGCCCTGCCCCACCTGTCCTTGGCCCCACAGGGCGGGCTGCTGCACGTCTCTGCCGTCTTCTGCACGACTTGGGCACGGTACAGATAGAGCGGGATCCACATGCCCAGGGCCCCTGTGGCGAAGGACACAGCTGACGTGGCCAGGGAGGAGAAGACGTAGCTGCGGCTGGGGAAGAGGTCGGGGCAGCGACACTGAGTGGGGCCAGGCCCCCTACAGCTGGCCCGGGCGGCAgccttccctctcctgctccttcccAGGGGTCAGAAGGCCCGTAATGTCTTCCCTTACAGGTTCTGGGTGGGAGAGCTATGGCTGCAGAATAATAAACACTAGCGGCCAAAATGTCACTCCCAGCACTGTGGGCAGCAGAGACAGCAGGGCGTCTgggcaggggtgctgggtgggccGCCCTGCGAAGCACGCCTTCTCATCTTggcaccccacccctcccaccagccccctccCGGCAGCACTCACTTGCGGATCAGGGCCTTCATGTCTCGGAGCCACGAGGTCCGCGACTTGAGCTGCCCCCCGAGCTGGTCGGCATGGCCTCTCTTAGTGGCCGGGACCAGGACGAGGATGAGTGTTCCTGTGATCATGCCCACGATGGGGGACACCTGATGGGGCACGGAGCACCAAATCAGGACACCGGGCCGAGTCAGCTTTGTTCCTGTCATACTGGGTGGGGAGTGCAGGCAAGTCACACCTTCCCTGGGCTCTGGGTGCCTCCTCTGGGCTCATATCTGTCCAGCCTTCCTGATTGGACTGCTGAGCAAAGCCACTGGGAATGAAGTCAGCTAAAAGGGCTTAGGGGCTCCAGCTGCAGTGTCCACCACAGGggcaagaggggaggggggcctgaagaaagaagggaggggtgggcagtcAGATGGATGGAGGAGGGAAGACAGATG
This window of the Desmodus rotundus isolate HL8 chromosome 9, HLdesRot8A.1, whole genome shotgun sequence genome carries:
- the SPNS2 gene encoding sphingosine-1-phosphate transporter SPNS2 isoform X4, producing the protein MMCLECASAAAGGAEEEEADAERRRRRGAQLGASGAGCCGARAASAAGVAAADDEVQTLSGSVRRAPSGPPSTPSTPSCAAAAKGPGAQQPKPASLGRRRGAAAAILSLGNVLNYLDRYTVVGVLLDIQQHFGVKDRSAGLLQSVFICSFMVAAPVFGYLGDRFNRKVILSCGIFFWSAVTFSSSFISQQHFWLLVLSRGLVGIGEASYSTIAPTIIGDLFTKNTRTLVLSVFYFAIPLGSGLGYITGSSVKQAAGDWHWALRVSPIVGMITGTLILVLVPATKRGHADQLGGQLKSRTSWLRDMKALIRNRSYVFSSLATSAVSFATGALGMWIPLYLYRAQVVQKTAETCSSPPCGAKDSLIFGAITCFTGFLGVVTGAGATRWCRLRTQRADPLVCAVGMLGSAIFICLIFVAAKSSIVGAYICIFVGETLLFSNWAITADILMCVVIPTRRATAMALQSFTSHLLGDAGSPYLIGFISDLIRQSTKDSPLWEFLSLGYALMLCPFVVVLGGMFFLATALFFLSDRAKAEQQ